In one Candidatus Absconditicoccus praedator genomic region, the following are encoded:
- a CDS encoding ribosomal protein S5, whose amino-acid sequence MEKNGRQPKQEKQFEERLLEVRRVTRVTKGGRQLAFRAVMIIGDKKGKIGLGLAKSQDVIGAIQKATHDAYKNIKKVPIVGANSVPYGKTHKYKAALVRLMPAGPGTGLKAGSSVRSVLELAGYNNILTKILGTNNKLNNALATINALSLYKVNTVKPKKVEEKTEA is encoded by the coding sequence ATGGAAAAAAATGGTAGACAACCTAAACAGGAAAAACAATTTGAAGAAAGACTATTGGAAGTAAGAAGAGTGACAAGAGTTACAAAATGATGAAGACAATTGGCCTTTAGAGCTGTAATGATAATCTGAGATAAGAAAGGAAAAATTTGATTGTGACTTGCAAAATCTCAGGATGTAATATGAGCAATTCAAAAAGCTACACATGATGCATATAAAAATATTAAAAAAGTACCAATAGTATGAGCAAACTCTGTTCCATACTGAAAAACTCATAAATATAAAGCAGCATTAGTAAGATTAATGCCAGCTGGTCCAGGTACATGACTAAAAGCTTGATCTTCTGTGAGATCTGTCTTGGAGCTTGCAGGATACAACAATATTTTGACAAAAATTCTTTGAACAAATAATAAACTAAATAATGCTTTGGCAACAATTAATGCTCTTAGTTTATACAAAGTTAACACAGTAAAGCCAAAAAAAGTTGAAGAAAAGACAGAGGCATAA
- the rplO gene encoding 50S ribosomal protein L15: MEEILTKSNGYTKAKKKLGRGNSSGKGNYSGRGIKGQKSRSGYSKRPGFEGGQTPLNKRLPKLRGFKRFFKLVDNYDIVNLKDLENDDRISENIDKAVLKQLGYIKSEKSKVKLLGDGDITKKLTITGLDKCSKSAKEKIENAGGTVS, encoded by the coding sequence ATGGAGGAAATTCTAACAAAATCCAATTGATACACAAAAGCTAAGAAAAAACTTGGTAGAGGTAACTCATCTTGAAAATGAAATTATTCAGGAAGATGAATAAAATGACAAAAATCAAGATCTGGTTATAGTAAAAGACCAGGTTTTGAATGAGGTCAAACTCCTCTAAACAAAAGGCTACCAAAACTAAGATGATTCAAAAGATTTTTCAAACTAGTAGATAATTATGATATAGTTAATCTAAAGGACTTAGAAAATGATGATAGAATATCAGAAAATATAGATAAGGCTGTTCTAAAACAACTAGGTTATATAAAATCCGAAAAAAGCAAAGTAAAGCTTTTATGAGATTGAGATATAACTAAAAAATTAACTATCACTGGATTGGATAAATGTTCAAAATCTGCAAAAGAAAAAATAGAAAATGCTTGATGAACTGTTAGTTAA